Proteins encoded by one window of Anopheles maculipalpis chromosome 2RL, idAnoMacuDA_375_x, whole genome shotgun sequence:
- the LOC126557704 gene encoding uncharacterized protein LOC126557704 isoform X2 — protein sequence MVLDLNFSRYDNTTPFGFKLIGGADFDVPLTVVKILPGSIAEDVGMHIGDVVMRINDIPTGNMSYYDAHQLLACAGNQFVLGILRARDVTPSQRLIKEKTPSGEVEYINTSPKPFWTPNVGSPCPLGLSKEERQQQIDEQIPEIPITDEQIAEVLSGEAEVLKQHNVIGVNFNKMIPKAGVFKQSEVFKTLNSELVQSEEEDKKWTTFLQKPQRPPPKTPEERKLERNPPTERYQVRIVKQPKPKIAPDYKPPKSPEPEPEPEPIPMYDEYLNERQEVEVETIKTLVEEPVVPGEPKTGEGSVDPAATTSPSEEEPTEEFREQLQNVQKQLEALSALPNTIQATIAALTEQLAALAAPKRKSKSISPRPEEAEPIVGEGTEQSAAPEGIVPEVSETFEVTEFSRANSSGADQSSSVDEGEHIQYTEEELAQLEKRMKEHDIEWTNQNDKDSDSSSQNNASGDLRTAVQDELKLQVVKKKKKAVSAFGPLTPQERPIFLPGGRKWRTAKDAFNEQFIAEVISSQAELIQGTTLGVNFLKYQKPEKDLSFIRNSDVYKLVHDMDPPKSGIELRPEMVVAEEDVRKVMKDETIFQPRKSKVFLYQN from the exons ATGGTGCTGGATTTAAACTTCTCTCGTTACGATAACACGACGCCATTTGGTTTTAAACTGATCGGTGGTGCTGATTTCGACGTGCCTTTGACGGTGGTTAAA ATCTTACCCGGAAGCATCGCCGAAGATGTCGGCATGCACATTGGGGATGTGGTGATGCGCATCAATGACATACCGACGGGCAACATGTCGTATTACGATGCACATCAGCTGTTGGCCTGTGCCGGTAACCAGTTCGTGCTCGGCATCTTAAG GGCACGCGATGTAACGCCGTCCCAACGTCTCATCAAGGAGAAAACGCCGTCTGGTGAGGTGGAGTACATTAACACCTCACCGAAACCGTTCTGGACGCCAAATGTTGGCAGCCCATGCCCTCTGGGCCTATCGAAGGAGGAACGACAGCAACAGATCGACGAACAGATCCCCGAGATACCGATCACCGATGAGCAGATTGCCGAGGTCCTCTCGGGTGAGGCCGAAGTACTCAAGCAGCACAACGTGATCGG CGTGAACTTTAACAAGATGATCCCCAAGGCGGGAGTGTTCAAGCAGAGCGAAGTGTTCAAGACGCTCAACAGCGAGCTGGTGCAGAGCGAGGAGGAGGACAAGAAGTGGACAACCTTCCTGCAGAAACCGCAGCGACCGCCGCCGAAGACTCCCGAGGAGCGGAAGCTCGAACGGAACCCTCCGACCGAGCGCTACCAGGTACGAATTGTGAagcaaccgaaaccgaaaattGCCCCCGACTACAAGCCACCCAAATCACCG GAACCCGAGCCGGAACCGGAACCGATACCGATGTACGACGAGTACTTGAACGAACGGCAGGAGGTGGAGGTGGAAACGATCAAAACACTCGTGGAAGAGCCGGTCGTGCCGGGCGAACCGAAGACAG GTGAAGGTAGTGTAGACCCGGCGGCAACCACCAGCCCGAGCGAAGAGGAACCCACCGAAGAGTTCCGCGAACAGTTGCAGAATGTCCAGAAGCAGCTGGAAGCGTTGTCTGCGTTGCCGAATACGATCCAGGCTACGATAGCCGCGCTGACCGAACAGCTAGCCGCGTTGGCAGCACCGAAACGGAAATCCAAGAGTATCTCACCCCGACCGGAAG AAGCGGAACCAATTGTGGGTGAGGGCACTGAACAGTCGGCGGCACCGGAAGGCATCGTGCCCGAAGTGTCCGAGACGTTCGAGGTGACCGAGTTTAGCAGGGCGAACAGCAGCGGTGCCGATCAGTCCTCATCGGTTGACGAAGGCGAACACATCCAGTACACAGAGGAAGAGCTCGCGCAGCTAGAGAAAAGGATGAAGGAGCACGATATTGAGTGGACCAACCAGAACGATAAG GATTCCGACAGCTCCAGTCAAAACAATGCCAGCGGTGATCTCCGTACCGCCGTCCAGGACGAGCTGAAGCTACAGGTggtaaagaagaagaagaaggcggTCAGTGCGTTCGGGCCACTGACACCACAGGAACGCCCAATCTTTCTGCCCGGTGGACGCAAATGGCGCACGGCCAAGGACGCATTCAACGAGCAGTTCATCGCGGAAGTGATCAGCTCGCAGGCGGAACTTATTCAGGGCACCACGCTCGG GGTTAACTTCCTCAAGTACCAGAAACCCGAGAAGGACCTCAGCTTCATCAGAAACAGCGACGTCTACAAACTGGTACACGATATGGATCCCCCCAAAAGTGGCATAGAGCTGCGCCCGGAGATGGTAGTAGCCGAAGAAGATGTGCGAAAGGTAATGAAAGACGAAACCATATTCCAGCCTCGCAAGTCGAAGGTTTTCCTCTATCAAAATTGA
- the LOC126557704 gene encoding titin-like isoform X1, with product MVLDLNFSRYDNTTPFGFKLIGGADFDVPLTVVKILPGSIAEDVGMHIGDVVMRINDIPTGNMSYYDAHQLLACAGNQFVLGILRARDVTPSQRLIKEKTPSGEVEYINTSPKPFWTPNVGSPCPLGLSKEERQQQIDEQIPEIPITDEQIAEVLSGEAEVLKQHNVIGVNFNKMIPKAGVFKQSEVFKTLNSELVQSEEEDKKWTTFLQKPQRPPPKTPEERKLERNPPTERYQVRIVKQPKPKIAPDYKPPKSPEPEPEPEPIPMYDEYLNERQEVEVETIKTLVEEPVVPGEPKTGNPDEYPGPCPCPYTCSDGVHCGEEESDTNANDTSTAGEGSVDPAATTSPSEEEPTEEFREQLQNVQKQLEALSALPNTIQATIAALTEQLAALAAPKRKSKSISPRPEEAEPIVGEGTEQSAAPEGIVPEVSETFEVTEFSRANSSGADQSSSVDEGEHIQYTEEELAQLEKRMKEHDIEWTNQNDKVKFWNYYWAEGKAKSPHVYRTTSKAKKFSNCELLVEKFESELFK from the exons ATGGTGCTGGATTTAAACTTCTCTCGTTACGATAACACGACGCCATTTGGTTTTAAACTGATCGGTGGTGCTGATTTCGACGTGCCTTTGACGGTGGTTAAA ATCTTACCCGGAAGCATCGCCGAAGATGTCGGCATGCACATTGGGGATGTGGTGATGCGCATCAATGACATACCGACGGGCAACATGTCGTATTACGATGCACATCAGCTGTTGGCCTGTGCCGGTAACCAGTTCGTGCTCGGCATCTTAAG GGCACGCGATGTAACGCCGTCCCAACGTCTCATCAAGGAGAAAACGCCGTCTGGTGAGGTGGAGTACATTAACACCTCACCGAAACCGTTCTGGACGCCAAATGTTGGCAGCCCATGCCCTCTGGGCCTATCGAAGGAGGAACGACAGCAACAGATCGACGAACAGATCCCCGAGATACCGATCACCGATGAGCAGATTGCCGAGGTCCTCTCGGGTGAGGCCGAAGTACTCAAGCAGCACAACGTGATCGG CGTGAACTTTAACAAGATGATCCCCAAGGCGGGAGTGTTCAAGCAGAGCGAAGTGTTCAAGACGCTCAACAGCGAGCTGGTGCAGAGCGAGGAGGAGGACAAGAAGTGGACAACCTTCCTGCAGAAACCGCAGCGACCGCCGCCGAAGACTCCCGAGGAGCGGAAGCTCGAACGGAACCCTCCGACCGAGCGCTACCAGGTACGAATTGTGAagcaaccgaaaccgaaaattGCCCCCGACTACAAGCCACCCAAATCACCG GAACCCGAGCCGGAACCGGAACCGATACCGATGTACGACGAGTACTTGAACGAACGGCAGGAGGTGGAGGTGGAAACGATCAAAACACTCGTGGAAGAGCCGGTCGTGCCGGGCGAACCGAAGACAGGTAACCCCGACGAATATCCTGGCCCCTGTCCCTGTCCCTACACCTGCTCCGATGGCGTTCACTGCGGTGAAGAGGAGTCGGACACGAACGCTAATGATACTTCCACTGCAGGTGAAGGTAGTGTAGACCCGGCGGCAACCACCAGCCCGAGCGAAGAGGAACCCACCGAAGAGTTCCGCGAACAGTTGCAGAATGTCCAGAAGCAGCTGGAAGCGTTGTCTGCGTTGCCGAATACGATCCAGGCTACGATAGCCGCGCTGACCGAACAGCTAGCCGCGTTGGCAGCACCGAAACGGAAATCCAAGAGTATCTCACCCCGACCGGAAG AAGCGGAACCAATTGTGGGTGAGGGCACTGAACAGTCGGCGGCACCGGAAGGCATCGTGCCCGAAGTGTCCGAGACGTTCGAGGTGACCGAGTTTAGCAGGGCGAACAGCAGCGGTGCCGATCAGTCCTCATCGGTTGACGAAGGCGAACACATCCAGTACACAGAGGAAGAGCTCGCGCAGCTAGAGAAAAGGATGAAGGAGCACGATATTGAGTGGACCAACCAGAACGATAAG GTAAAGTTCTGGAACTACTACTGGGCCGAAGGGAAGGCGAAATCACCGCACGTGTACAG AACAACGAGTAAAGCGAAGAAATTCTCCAACTGCGAACTGTTGGTGGAAAAGTTCGAGAGTGAGCTTTTTAAGTAA
- the LOC126557157 gene encoding uncharacterized protein LOC126557157 — protein MYDLDDTTTGFHDALNKYSTPMSDLYITDSMQDMLDIDIKSEVTTVVGGVNEFVSLMNYDLPSLELDSSSLDGDSFFSSTLGMASNDLYPDVGTCANPNYVMPVLSSTAVPFTNGSVLSATTSSSSTLNALVVAQSLLKSPKQNINLNTTVHGGAGSNPTLPSPKERKSHLTFSPNTIKVATVQEPKKISSLAQITRVSAGGGNISCTSLAPSTPLDNVRKDLSSQMTTVKEETIIVRNGGVMKSASDHFISSSNNVTIGETTVVHRTSSSGSPGLGVGLGKGNTVKLAHGIGALTFANSVQYKNVKSVQKVSNGMGLGNGGASSPKAFNRSLIMEQSGSAGKPSSGMVTITHGSNGSPTTMVARHIQRAMTPTGTKQKPAKGVATPLGGESEFPKPAYSYSCLIAMALKNSRSGSLPVSEIYSFMCEHFPYFKTAPTGWKNSVRHNLSLNKCFEKIEKPAVNGGQRKGCLWAMNPAKIVKMDEEVQKWSRKDPLAIRRAMVHPEHLEALERGEMKHGSTGEEDLDVEEDLESDGGPSDMDAEEVDEEAVDAEEEEEDEEGGEEEDESDDVELIEPQHETIDVEAESFIINTPESLIDGDEDGGDPGDFELEVPEFYENINVDSKDSTLALEFTQQDLLSLEDEDESLYINQLQQQSRLGGTINVSQQQQLQQQQTQLLQQTQLLNHHHHHNHRQQLQQQQPPAKRARLDVNYTISPSANGNGASLVNVISSRQPTIVQGSGNNSVTVTPVNGGTVMGLSFQQHFQQQQLRQQQQGTIRRKVPIITRLA, from the exons ATGTATGACCTGGACGACACAACCACGGGATTCCACGACGCGCTGAACAAATATAGC ACCCCAATGTCGGATCTCTACATCACCGACTCGATGCAGGACATGCTCGACATTGACATCAAATCGGAGGTGACCACAGTGGTGGGTGGCGTGAATGAGTTCGTGTCGCTGATGAACTACGATCTGCCCTCGCTCGAGCTGGACTCAAGCTCACTAGATGGCGACAGCTTCTTCAGCAGCACTCTCGGCATGGCCAGTAACGATCTCTACCCGGACGTTGGTACCTGCGCCAACCCCAACTACGTGATGCCCGTCCTATCGTCCACCGCGGTACCGTTTACCAACGGTAGCGTTCTATCGGCCACCACCTCATCGTCCTCCACGTTGAATGCGCTGGTAGTCGCCCAATCGCTGCTCAAGTCACCGAAGCAAAACATTAACCTCAACACAACGGTACACGGTGGGGCGGGTTCGAATCCTACACTACCGAGCCCGAAGGAACGGAAAAGTCATCTCACCTTTTCACCCAACACGATCAAAGTGGCAACGGTACAGGAACCGAAGAAGATATCCAGCCTGGCACAGATCACTCGCGTAAGTGCCGGTGGTGGTAACATCTCCTGTACGTCACTTGCTCCTTCAACCCCCTTGGATAACGTGCGCAAGGATCTGAGCTCACAGATGACGACGGTGAAGGAGGAAACGATCATCGTCCGAAATGGAGGTGTGATGAAGAGTGCTAGCGATCATTTTATCTCCAGCAGCAATAATGTGACAATCGGTGAAACGACGGTAGTCCACCGAACGTCTTCATCCGGATCGCCAGGGCTTGGTGTTGGGCTTGGTAAGGGAAATACCGTCAAATTGGCTCACGGTATCGGTGCGCTCACGTTTGCCAACAGCGTACAGTACAAGAACGTAAAGAGCGTGCAGAAGGTTAGCAACGGGATGGGACTTGGCAATGGTGGAGCATCCAGCCCGAAAGCTTTTAACCGTAGCCTGATCATGGAACAGTCCGGGTCCGCCGGTAAGCCTTCCAGCGGCATGGTCACCATAACGCACGGTAGCAACGGATCGCCAACGACAATGGTTGCCAGACATATCCAGCGAGCAATGACACCGACCGGAACGAAACAGAAGCCAGCAAAGGGAGTTGCTACACCACTGGGAGGAGAGAGTGAGTTCCCCAAGCCCGCGTACTCCTACTCATGCCTGATTGCGATGGCATTGAAAAATTCGCGCTCCGGTTCGCTGCCCGTGTCGGAGATCTATAGCTTCATGTGCGAACACTTCCCGTACTTCAAGACGGCACCGACCGGCTGGAAAAACTCCGTCCGACACAATCTCTCCCTGAACAAATGTTTCGAGAAGATCGAAAAACCGGCCGTAAATGGAGGCCAGCGTAAGGGTTGCCTGTGGGCGATGAACCCGGCAAAAATCGTTAAGATGGACGAAGAGGTACAAAAGTGGTCCCGCAAGGATCCGCTAGCCATTCGACGTGCGATGGTACATCCCGAACATCTGGAAGCGCTCGAACGGGGCGAGATGAAGCATGGATCCACAGGGGAGGAGGATTTGGATGTGGAAGAGGATCTCGAAAGCGACGGTGGTCCGTCGGACATGGATGCGGAAGAGGTGGACGAGGAGGCTGTGGATgcggaagaggaagaggaggatgaAGAGGGCGGCGAGGAGGAAGATGAGAGTGATGATGTGGAGTTGATCGAACCGCAGCACGAAACGATCGATGTGGAAGCGGAAAGCTTTATTATCAACACGCCAGAATCGTTAATCGATGGTGATGAGGATGGTGGCGATCCGGGTGACTTCGAGCTAGAG GTTCCGGAGTTTTATGAAAACATCAACGTCGATTCGAAGGACAGTACGCTTGCGCTCGAGTTCACCCAACAGGATCTTCTCTCGTtggaagatgaagatgaatcGCTATACATTAATCAACTGCAGCAACAGTCCCGGCTTGGTGGGACGATCAATGtatcccagcagcagcaacttcaacagcagcaaacacaacTGTTGCAACAAACGCAACTTctaaaccatcatcatcatcacaatcaCCGGCAGCaattgcagcaacagcaaccgccAGCGAAACGTGCCCGGCTTGACGTTAACTACACCATTTCTCCATCCGCGAATGGTAACGGTGCGAGCTTGGTGAACGTCATCTCTAGCCGGCAACCGACGATAGTGCAGGGCAGTGGCAACAATTCCGTCACCGTAACACCCGTCAACGGTGGCACCGTAATGGGGTTAAGCTTTCAGCAACACtttcaacaacagcaactaaggcaacagcaacagggaACGATCCGGCGAAAGGTACCGATCATAACAAGGTTGGCTTAA
- the LOC126559553 gene encoding electron transfer flavoprotein regulatory factor 1: MGDHRRRVLDLYKRLQYMGREYPGGPEKFRQRCYNAFKRQSTETDPEKIEKAIGLGEYVVKEIEALYSLRKYRAMKRRYYDDK; this comes from the exons ATGGGTGATCACCGGAGACGTGTGTTGGATCTTTACAAACGG CTGCAGTATATGGGCCGCGAGTATCCGGGCGGACCGGAAAAATTTCGACAGCGGTGCTACAACGCGTTCAAGCGCCAAAGCACCGAAACCGATCCGGAGAAGATTGAAAAAGCGATCGGATTGGGCGAGTACGTTGTGAAGGAAATTGAAGCGTTGTACAGTTTACGAAAATATCGGGCCATGAAGCGCAGATATTACGATGATAAGTAG
- the LOC126566344 gene encoding zinc finger protein 135-like: MELTMEIPTAGPETYCRLCLGKDSLLGVFSLAQNGSNSSTELVEKIFQCTNIKLSSTVDAGCAICHRCLQAVQDFYHFRVRSNKVNDLIQVTTVVANGDDSSSTDGARYSPTPSKQPKSATPAATNNKPSPTAGGQRKYHCRYCPKSFRTVAGLTEHGNKAHLANRQHHCPNCLAQFQHAPSLARHVRSRSCFAFSKYRCRVCSESFHERKQWADHIQIHAKDFPYQCPDCWSQFKHKATLRRHANTVHLLVKV; the protein is encoded by the exons ATGGAGCTAACGATGGAGAT TCCCACTGCTGGACCGGAAACGTACTGCCGCCTTTGTCTCGGCAAGGATAGTTTGCTGGGTGTGTTTTCATTGGCACAAAATGGTAGTAACAGCTCGACCGAGCTGGTCGAGAAAATCTTTCAATGCACCAACATCAAG ctCTCCTCCACGGTGGACGCGGGATGTGCCATCTGCCACCGGTGTCTGCAGGCGGTGCAGGATTTCTACCACTTTCGCGTGCGTAGCAATAAGGTGAATGATCTCATCCAAGTGACGACGGTCGTTGCCAATGGTGACgacagcagcagtacggatgGAGCGCGTTATTCGCCGACACCATCAAAGCAACCGAAGTCAGCAACTCCAGCGGCAACGAACAACAAACCTAGTCCAACGGCAGGTGGGCAGCGAAAGTATCACTGCCGCTACTGTCCCAAATCGTTCCGCACGGTGGCCGGCTTGACGGAGCATGGTAATAAGGCGCACCTAGCCAACCGACAGCATCACTGCCCAAACTGCTTGGCACAGTTCCAGCATGCGCCGTCCCTGGCAAGGCATGTGCGGAGCCGTAGTTGCTTCGCGTTCAGCAAATACCGGTGCCGGGTGTGCAGCGAAAGCTTTCACGAGCGTAAACAGTGGGCTGACCATATACAGATTCATGCGAAAGATTTCCCGTACCAGTGTCCGGACTGTTGGTCACAGTTTAAGCACAAGGCTACGCTGCGTCGCCACGCCAATACCGTCCATTTGTTGGTGAAGGTTTAA